A window of Lysobacterales bacterium genomic DNA:
TCCGCTCTGGGCTGGCATTGCCGGTCTCGTCGTGGGCATCGGGCTGCTCACCTTCAGCGCTCGCCGGGTGCGCTGATCCACCCCATGCCCAGTTCCGGCGCACATCGGCGGCAGGCGTGAGCCGCTGTCGCCTACCCCCTGCATCGCAAAGGAGTTTCCCCATGCACAGTCAATCCATCCGTCGCGCGTTCGCACTCGTGGCTGCACTGGCCCTGGCCGGCCCGCTTCTTGGCCTTGTCGGCTGCGCCTCTACGCGCACCAGCGAGGGCACCGGCGAGTACATCGACGATGTGGTCATCACCACCAAAGTGCGCTCGGCGATCTTCAACGAAGCGGATCTCAGCGCCGCCGAGATCAATGTCGAGACCTTCAAGGGTCGCGTGCAGCTGAGCGGATTCGTCAGCACGCGCGAGGAGATCGAGCGTGCCGGGCGCATCGCTCGCGGCATCGCCGGCGTCACCTCGGTGGTCAATGACATCCGCATCAAGTAGACGCTGCGCCTGCGAAGCGGCGGCCTCGCCCGCGGTGTGCGGCGAACTCACCGCATCCCGTTGATGGAGGCGCAGTTCAAGGGCCTGTAGGTGCCCTACCGCACCGACGGAATGGCTCAGAACAATCAAGCTGCACAGGCCGGGCACAGCGTACTCCGCGCACAGCCCAGCCCAGGAGCCACACCATGAAAACCCATAACGATCGTCCGTCGAACCACAAGGGCGCTCCGACGCCGCCCAACCGTGCCCCCTCCGATCCGATCCGGCTCAGTCCGACGGGCGCGAAGGATGCCAAGCCACCTACCCCCGGCAAGCCGATCCCGGCGAATGACACAACGAAGAGCGCGGTCGATGTGCGCGCCGGTGGCGCGGCCAGCCCCAGCGTGGCCAAGCCCGGGACCCACGCGGACGGCAAGAGCGGCAGCCCGCGGGCCGACACCGAAAGGAAGGCCACGTGAGCCTGCCCAGCAGCGACACCCTGAAGGCCCGATGGAAGCAGCAGGTCGGCGCGGCAAAGGTCGCCTGGGGCAAGCTCACTGACGATGAGCTGCTGCAGACCGAGGGCCATGCGCAGAAGCTCAGCGGCCTGGTCGAAGAGCGCTACGCCCTGACTCGCGACGAAGCGAGCCGGCAGGTCAAGGCCTTCTTCGACGCCCACCCACCAAGGGATTGATCCCAAGGAAAGATCTGGACAACTCCGTCAGGGCGTCGTCCAGGCGTCGCGAGTCCGGCGCCGGCCCGGACTCGCTTGCGCTGGATCCCTCTCGTGCGCGTCTGTTCTGCGGGCGCGCCGCTCATGGCGCGCGGCAGGCCTGAAGTCGTGCGCGTTGCTTCGACCCGCCCACCTGCGATCAGGCCCCAGGCCTGCCTTTCCTTCGCGCCACCCCACTGCCAGCGCAAGCCCGCAGGTGCGTCCGCCGCAAGGCGGGACGGAACGTGTCCCGCGCGGGCATGCCGCTGTCCGCCACACCACGCACCACTGTGTTCCGAACCTTCAGCGCATCGACTTTCCACTCTCCAGGAGAACGCCATGAGAACGCCCCCCCCTTCGTCTGCTGTCCTTCGCCATCGCCGCGCTGCTCGGTGGCCTTGCCTCAACCACCCTTTCGGCCGCCGAGCCGGCCCACACCCCGCTCACCGATGCGCGCGCCGAAGCGCGCATCGAGACGACGTATCGACTGAGCCCCTACCTGCGTGCGGATCAGCTTGACGTGCAGGTGAGCAACGGCGTCGCCACGCTCCGCGGCAGCGTCCCTGAAGAAGTCAGCAAGGAGCTGGCGGAGGCGATCGCCGGCGGGATCGAAGGGGTCAGCAAGGTCGAGAACGCCCTGACCGTCGACGCCAAGAGCGGTCCAGCCACGCCGCGACGCTTCGCCGAGGTGCTGGACGACGGCACCATCACCACGGCCATCAACTCGAAGCTGGCCTGGAGCCGATTCGCGAACGACCTGCAGGTGACAGTCGCCACCCGCGACGGCGCCGTGACCTTGACCGGAAACGCGCGCTCGGCGGATGCGCGCGCCGCCGCGAACCGCCTGGCGGCGACCACGCGCGGTGTGGGTGAGGTGGATGACCGTATCGTGGTTGGCGACGCCGTCGGTGCCGGCATGCTGAAGCCAGCGGCCGCGCAGCCGGCGGGCACCGCGATGAGCGACACCTGGATCACCACCAAGGTCAAGTACACCCTGCTCTACTCGAGCAACGTGGCGGGATCGGACGTGGAAGTCAGCACCGCGGCGGGCGTGGTCACCCTCAGCGGCAGCCTGCACAGCGGCGCCGAGCGGGCGCTGGCCATCGAACTCGCGCAGAACATCGGCGGGGTCAAGAGCGTCGATTCCAACGCGCTGCTGGTGGCCCCGATCGCGGGCCCCACGGTCGCCGAAGCGTCCAAGCGCTGAAGCGCTCAGGCAACGCTGAACTCGACCGTCTTGAACTGGATCAGTGGTCGCGAGTCCGGCGCGGGCCGGACTCGCTCCCGCTGGATCAGGCGCTCTGGATCGGGCGCTCTGTATTGGGCGCTGACGCGCTCGATCCGCGGACGCGCCCCCCGAGGCGCGCGGCAACGCTGAATTCTCCAGCCTTGCAGGCTGCGGCGCGGTTGCTTCTGCCGCGCAGGGGCTCCTGGCCCTCCTCCATCCGGGTGCGCTTCGCAAGGTGCGCGCGGCGCCCGCCTTCAAGGCCCACTTCGGTGGGCCTTGCGTTTGGCGGGCAGGGCAAGGGGTGAGCCGGCGCTTCGGCGAACTGGTCGCCTTTGCCTCGGCCACCGTCCTGCGGCGCTGATGTCAGGGCCCGCCTCCGGCGCGAGGAAACGCCGCCGCACGGGCGAGGCGATCCGCCTGATAGCAGGGGCAGGCCGCGAGCTTGAGGCCGGCGAGGTCGAGAATGCGGATCTGTCCGCGTCGATAGTCGATCAGCCCCTGGGCCTGCAGGCGACCTGCGCAGACGGTGACGCCGCTGCGGCGCAAGCCGAGCAGGTGGCCCAATCGTTCATGCGTGACTGGCGGCAGCGCCTCGCCGCTGCGCTCGGCCGCGTCCAGAAGCCAGCGCGCGAGACGCTGCTGGCCTTCGTGGAACCCAAGGCACACGGCCGAACGCGCGAGCTGCCCCAGCTGCAGGCTCTGGTAGCGCTGCAGCAGTGGGCCCAGGCGCGAGGCAGCCAGCATCGCCTGGCGCCAGCGGCGTCGATCCAGGCTCAGGGCGAAGCCCTTTGCCGAGACCGTTGCCAGCAGGACTTCGGGCGCTGAGGCCAGCACCGATGCGCTGCCGATCACGCCGTCCGAGCCGAGTATCAGCAGCTGGCTCGCCCCGACCCCCGTGCCCGCCAGGGACATCGACACCAGTCCCGCCAGCGGGAACAGCAGCGCAGCCCCTGGCTGACCCACCGTCGTCAGCCGCTGGTCGACGCTGAGTTCGCGCAGGCCGCAGAGCTCGATCAGCGGCCGTCGCTGCCGCTCCGGCAGCTGCTGCAGAACGCGATTGGCCGACAGGTTCGGCGGATCCGCTGCGGTGACAGAGATCATCGGGGGCTCTCCTCGGGGTGGCGGACGTGGATCCAGGGGCGTCAGCGACTCCCGCTGCGCACCGTGCAGGGCCGCCGGCCCGGCTGTCTGTACGCTCACTCACTCAGCCGCGTCCGCGCCATTTGTTTGACTTCAGGGCGCGTCGTAAATCCGACACCGCCTCGACGGACCGACCTGCGGCAGGGCAGCGAGCCCGGCACGGCGCTTGCAACCCGGGCGCTCAGTCACTGTCCGGAGAGCTCCATGGCTGCCAAGCCTGCTGCCAAACCCGCCGCTGCTGCGGCGCCCGCCGCGGGCGCCGATGCGCCCAAGAAAGGCTTCCCTATCGTGCTGGTCGCCGTGGTCCTGCTCGCTGGGCTGGGCGTCGGCGGCGGTGCGGCCTTCTTCCTGCTGCCGAAGCCCGCCGCCGAAGCCGAAGCCAGCGAGACCGGGCAACCCGAACGCAAGCCGGTTGAACGCGGCACGCCTGCGCAGTACGTCGCGCTGGAGCCGGCCTTCGTGGTCAACCTGGCCGACGAGGGCAGCACGCGCTATCTGCAGACCGAAGTGCAGCTGAGCTCGCGCGACCCGCAGGTGATCGCCGACATCGGCACCCACAGCCCGGCGATCCGCAACGCCCTGCTGATGCTGTTCGCCAAGAAAACCCAGGCGGAACTGCGCTCGATCGAAGGCCGCGAGCAGCTGCAGAAAGACGCGCTGGCCGAAGTCAATCGCGTGCTCAAGGATGAAACCGGCTACGACGGCGTCGACGCGCTGTTCTTCACCAGCTTCGTGACCCAGTAAGCGGGCGCCCGTGAACAGGGACATCCTCAGCCAGGACGAGATTGATGCCCTGCTGCACGGCGTCGATGCCGGCGTGGTCTCGACCGAGCCGGAGTTCGCGCCGGGCGAGGCGCGGCCCTACGACTTCGCCACCCAGGACCGCATCGTGCGCGGGCGCATGCCCACGCTGGAGATGGTCAACGAGCGCTTCGCCCGCCTGATCCGCATCGGCATCTTCAACCTCTTGCGGCGCTCGCCCGAGATCTCGGTGCGCGGCATCGAGATGCTGAAGTTCGCCGAGTACACCCACGGCCTGTTTGTGCCGACCAATATCAACCTGATCAAGGTCAAGCCGCTGCGCGGCACCGCCCTGATCATCTTCGAGCCCAAGCTCGTGTTTGCGGTGGTGGACACCTTCTTCGGCGGCGGTGGTCGCTTCCACGCCAAGATCGAAGGTCGCGAGTTCACCGCCACCGAGATGCGGGTGATCCAGCTGCTGCTGGAGCAGGTGTTCCGCGATCTGATCGAGTCCTGGGCGCCGGTGCTGAAGCTGGAGTTCGAGTACGTCAATTCCGAGGTCAACCCGCACTTCGCGAACATCCTGACTCCGCGCGAGTACATCGTGGTGTCGCGCTTCTCGGTGGAGCTCGAGGGCGTGGTGGCCGACATCCACATCAGCTACCCCTACGGCATGCTGGAGCCGCTGCGCGAGCAGCTCGATGCCGGCCTGCAGAGCGACCGCGCCGAGCGCGACGAACGCTGGGTCACCGAGATGCGCGCGCAGATCAACGACACCGAAGTCGAGATCAGCAGCGTCCTGACTCGCAAGACGCTCGCCCTGCGCGACCTGCTCAATCTGAAGCCCGGCGACATCCTGCCGATCGAGATGCCGAAGCAGCTCGACCTGCTGGTCGAGAACGTGCCCGTGTTCCGCGGCGAATTCGGCGCCCACGGCGGCAAGCGCGCAGTGAAGATCACCGAAGTGCGCCCGCCCAGCATTCCCCTGAGCCCCGCCCTGCAGAGGCCACAGCCATGAACAGCAATTCCGATGTCCTGGGCGCCACCGCAGCGCAGTTCGGCACCCTGTCGCCGGAGGGCGGCGGCGGCGAGTTGAACCTCGACGTGCTGCTGGACGTACCCGTCACCCTGCAGCTGGAAGTGGGCCGCGCGCGCGTGCCGATCCGCAACCTGCTGCAGCTCAATCCAGGCTCGGTGATCGAGCTTGAGCGCGGTGCTGCCGAACCGCTGGATGTCTACGTCAACGGCACCCTGATCGCGCACGGCGAAGTGGTGGTGGTGAACGACCGCTTCGGCGTGCGCCTGACCGATGTGGTCAGCCCGGCCGAGCGTCTGCGGCGCCTGCGCTGAGGCTCGCCATGTCATCGCCTTTCGCCAGCCTGCTTGCCAGCGCCGCGGCGGCGCCCGCGGCCAGCGCACCTGCGCCAGCCTCGGTCGCGAGCTTCGGCACGCTTGTCGGCATGGCGGGCTCGCTGCTGCTGGTGATCGGCCTGATCCTGCTCTGCGCCTGGCTGCTGAAGCGCATGGGCAGCCTGCAGGCCGGCGGCAGCGGCGTGCTCAAGCTGCGCGCCAGCCTCGCGGTGGGCATGAAGGAGCGCGTGGTGCTGGTCGAGGCCGCCGGCGAAACACTGCTGCTCGGCGTCAGCCCCGGCGGGGTGACCTGCCTGCATCGCTTCGAGGGTCCCGTTCCGGCGGAGACGAACGCGCCGGCGAGCTTCGCCCAGCTGCTGCACAAGCAGCTCGGTCTGGGGCCACGGGCATGAGCGGCCAGCGCCTCATGCGCCTGCTGCAGATGCTGCTGGCGGTACTCGCCATCAGCCTCGGCACCGACGCGCTGGCGGCCCCGCCGACCGTCACGCTGCCGCCGATGCCGGACGTGACCGTCGCCACCGTCGGCACGCAGACGGTCAGCCTGCCGCTGCAGATCCTGGCGCTGATGACGGTCATCACCCTGCTGCCGGGCATTCTGCTGGCGATGACCGCGTTCACCCGGATCATCGTGGTGCTGGCCCTCTTGCGACAGGCACTGGGCACCGGCCAGACGCCGTCGAACCAGATTCTGCTGGCGCTGGCCCTGTTCATCACCGCACTGGTGATGGCGCCGGTCATCGACGCCTCGTGGGCGCAGGGCATTCGCCCCTATCTCGACGGCCAGCTGGGCTTCGAGGCCGCACTCACCGCCACGCTGGGGCCGATCCGCGAGTTCATGTTCGCGCAGATCCGCGAGGCCGACCTGATGCTGTTCGCCGGCATGAGCGGCAGCACCGGCTACGCCTCGCCCGATGAAGTGCCTTTCACCGTGCTGATGGCGAGCTTTCTGACCAGCGAGCTGAAGACCGCCTTCCAGATCGGCTTCTTCCTGTTCGTGCCCTTCGTGATCATCGATCTGGTGATCGCCAGCGTGCTGATGTCGATGGGCATGATGATGCTCTCGCCCATGCTGATCTCGGCCCCCTTCAAGATCCTGCTGTTCGTGCTGGTCGACGGCTGGTCGCTGGTGGTCGGCACGCTCGCTGCTTCGTTCGTGACCACATGAACGCCGACAGCGTCATGTCCGAGCTGCAGACGGCGCTGAGCATGGGCCTGCTGATCGCCACTCCGCTGCTGGCCGTGGCCCTGCTGATTGGTGTCGTGATCGGCCTGCTGCAGGCCGCCACCCAGGTCAACGAACCCGCCATCGCATTCATCGCCAAGGTGTTCAGCATGGCCCTGGTGCTGGCCGTGGGCGGCGGCTGGATGTTGAACCAGCTGGTGCAGTTCACCATCGGGCTGTACCAGCGCATTCCCTCGATGCTCGGCTGAGCTCCGCGATGGACGCCACCACAGCGATCAGTCTCGAAGGCCTCAACCTGCTCAATTACGGCCAGCAGGTGATCTGGCTGTCGCTGCGCATCGGCGGCCTGCTGCTGCTCTCGCCTTTTCTCGGCACCCAGGCGGTGCCGCGGCGCATCCGCTTGATTCTCGCGCTGGCGCTGTCGGCTGCGATCGCACCGCTGGTGCCGGCGCCGGCCATCCAGGCCAACATCAATGCGGAGACCGTGCTGGCGGTGGCGCGCGAACTCGCGATCGGCGCCTCGCTGGGCTTTCTGATGCGGCTGGCGCTGGAAGCCGTGGCGATGTGCGGCGAGCTGGTGGCGCAGGGCATGGGCCTGTCGTTCGCGCAGATGATCGACCCCATGCGCGGCGTGCAGAGCGGCGTGGTCGCCCAGTGGTTCACCGTCGTCGCCGGCCTCACCTTCTTCGCTGTCGATGCGCATCTGGCCCTGCTCGGCGTGGTGTTCGAGAGCTACCGCGTGCTGCCCGCCGGCGCCACGCCGGTGGCGATGTATACCCTGCTCGATGCCATCCCTTCGTTCGCCGGCATCATTTTCCTGGCCGGCGTCAGCCTGGCCCTGCCGATCATGATCGCGATGATCACCGTGAACATCGCCTTCGGCGTGATGGCGCGCACCGCACCCTCGCTGAACCCGATTCAGATCGGTCTGCCGTCGGCCCTGCTGGTCGGCTTCGTGCTGATGATCGCGCTGTTGCCGCATCTGCTTGAGCCGCTGCGCGCGCTGTTCGAACAGGCCCTCACGGTGGGCTCCGGGCTGGTGCAGTGATGGCCGGCGAAGACGAAGGCGAAGACAAAACCGAAGAGCCAACCCAGAAACGGCTCGACGACGCGCGCAAGGAAGGCCAGGTCCCGCGCTCGCGCGAACTGGGCGGCGCGGCCATGCTCGGCATCTGCGTGCTGATTCTGTTCGCCACCGGCGGCCACCTCACCGCCACCGCCGGCGCCTGGCTGGACCGCGCGCTCTCGCTGCCGCGCGAACAGGTGCTGCGGGGGGATCCGGTGGCGCACGTGGGCGAGCTGCTGTTCGGCCTGTTCTGGCCGGCACTGCCGCTGATGCTGGCCGGCGCCATCGCCGGCGCGCTGGCGCCGCTGGTGCTGGGGGGTTTCAACTTCAGCACCAAGGCGCTGGCGCCGAAGTTCAGCAAGCTCGATCCGATCGCCGGCGTCAAACGCATCTTTGGCACCGAAGGCTTGCTCGAGACCGGCAAGGCGATCCTGCGGGTGAGCTTGATCCTGCTGGTCGGCGTGTGGGTGCTGCATTCGCAGCTGCCCGAGCTGATCAGCCTGATCAACGAGCCGCTGCCGCGCGCGGCGGCGCACGGCGGGCGCATGGCCCTGGTCCTGCTGGGCGCACTGACCATCGCGCTGATCTTCGTAGGGATCATCGACGCGCCCCTGCAGCTGTGGAACCACCGCCGCCAGCTGAAGATGACCCGCAAGCAGCTGATGGACGAGTTCAAGGAAAGTGAGGGCAGCCCCGAGCTCAAGGCGCGCGTGCGGCAGGTGCAGCAGGAGATCGCCAACCGCCGGATGATGGAAGCCGTGCCCTCCGCCGACGCGATTCTGGTCAACCCGACCCACTTCGCGGTGGCGATCGTCTACGACGGCCAGAAAATGCGCGCGCCCAAGGTGGTGGCCAAGGGCGTCGATCTGATCGCCGTGACCATTCGCGAACTCGGCGAGAAGCACAAGGTTCCGATCGTCGAATCGCCGCCGCTGGCACGCGCCTTGTATCGGGAGTGCGAGATCGGCCAGGAAATTCCGGTGCGGCTGTATGCGGCGGTGGCCCAGGTGCTGGGCTTCGTCTACCAGCTGAAGCACTGGCGCCGCCACGGCGGCGCACGCCCGACGGCGCCACGCGTCGAGGTCGAGGAAAACCCCGAAGCCGTTCCACCCTCCGACGACAAGGACGCCTGATCCATGGCCGAGCCGGCCACCGCCAGTCGCAGCAGCCAGCTGATGGGCATGCTGCGCCAGGGCCTCGGCGCCCCGCTCATCGTGCTGGTGATGATGGCGATGATCGTGGTGCCGCTGCCGCCGTTGGCGCTGGACGTGCTGTTCAGCTTCAACATCGCGATCTCGCTGGTGATCCTGCTGGCCGTGCTGTACGTGCAGCGGCCGCTGGAGTTCTCGGTGTTCCCCAGCATCCTGCTGATGGTGACCCTGCTGCGGCTGGCCTTGAACGTGGCCTCGACCCGGGTGGTGCTGCTGCACGGGCACGAAGGCCCGGATGCTGCCGGCAAGGTCATCGAGTCGTTCGCCGCTTTCGTCATCGGCGGCAACTTCGCGGTCGGCTTCGTGGTGTTCGCCATCCTCACCATCATCAACTTCGTGGTGGTGACCAAGGGTGCCGGCCGCGTCTCGGAAGTGTCGGCCCGCTTCATCCTCGACTCGCTGCCCGGCAAGCAGATGGCCATCGACGCCGACTTGAACGCCGGCCTGCTCTCGCGCGAAGAGGCCATGCGCCGGCGCGAAGAGGTGCGCGAGGAATCGGACTTCTACGGCTCGATGGACGGCGCGTCGAAGTTCATTCGCGGCGACGCCATCGCCGGCATCCTGATCCTGTTCATCAACCTCATCGGCGGCTTCGCCATCGGCATGGCCCAGCACGGCCTGTCCGCAGGCGAAGCGGCCGAGATCTACACCCTGCTGACCATCGGCGATGGCCTGGTCGCGCAGATCCCCGGGCTGCTGGTGTCGACCGCCGTGGCGATCCTGGTGACCCGCGTCTCGCGCTCGCAGGACATGAGCGGCACGGTGATGAACCAGCTGTTCGGGCAGTACAAGGCGCTGGCCATCGCCGCCACCCTGCTGGGCGTGGTCGGCCTGGTGCCGGGCATGCCCAACTTTGCGTTCCTCAGCTTGGCCGCGGTGCTCGGCTACGCCGCCTGGGTGCTCTACCGGCGCAGCCTCGCGCCGGCACCCGCTGCCGTGGCCGAAGAGGCACCGAAGCCGGCGGCACCGACGGAGCTGAGCTGGGACGACCTGTCGCCGGTCGATTCGCTGGGCCTGGAAGTGGGCTACCGGCTGATTCCCCTGGTCGACCGCGCGCAGGGCGGCGAGCTGATGGCCCGCATCAAGGGGGTGCGCCGCAAGCTCACCCAGGAGCTGGGCTTTCTGATCCCGCCGGTGCACATCCGCGACAACCTGGAGTTCTCGCCCGGCGCCTACCGCATCCTGCTGCACGGCGTGCCGATCGGCGCTGGCGACATTCTTCCGGACCGCGAGCTGGCCCTGAACCCGGGGCGCCTGCCGGTCAACATCGACGGCGTGCCGACCCGGGACCCGGCCTTCGGCCTCGATGCGCTCTGGATCAGCCCGCTCAACCGCCGACAGGCTGAAGCGCTGGGCCTGACCGTGGTCGACCCCGCGACGGTGATGGCCACCCACGTCTCGCACCTGGTGCGCCAGCATGCGCCCGACCTGCTGGGCCACGAGGAGGTGCAGCAGCTGCTGACGGCACTTGGACGCAGCCATTCGAAGCTCGTCGAAGATTTGACGCCAAGAACCCTTCCGCTTTCCGTCATCGTCCGCGTCCTGCAGAACCTGCTGACGGAGAAAGTGCCGATCCGCCAGCTGCGGCGGATCTGCGAAGCCCTGCTCGAACATGGCCCGAACACCCAGGACGCCGCGCAGTTGACCGCTGCCGTGCGCGCCGGACTGGGCCGTTTCATCGTCCAGGAGATCAACGGCCTCGCCCCCGAACTGCCGGTCTACACCCTGGCCCCGCCGCTGGAACGGGTGTTGCAGGAGTCCGTCAGCGGCAACGGCGCCGCGCTGGAACCGGGACTCGCCGAACGCATGCACCAGTCGCTGCTGGAGTGCGTGAAACGGCAGGAAGCGGTCGGCGAGCCCGCCGTGCTGCTGGTGCCGGGGCCGGTGCGATCGCTGATCGCCAAGCTCACCCGCACCGGGATTCCCGAGCTTCATGTGCTGGCCTACCACGAGGTGCCGGACGACAAGAAGCTCAAGCTGGTCGGCAACGTCGGCTGAGGTGATCGCCCTGCGGGGCAGGCGCCCAGCGCGGCATTCGAGTCCACGAGTACAGGCGGAAAGCGCTCATGAAGATCAAACGGTTCTTTGCCCAGGACATGCGCACCGCGCTGCGTCTGGTGCGCGAGGAGCAGGGCCCGAATGCGGTGATCCTGTCGAACCGTCGCGTCGAGGGCGGCGTCGAGGTGGTCAGCGCCACCGACTACGACGAGTCGCTGGTCCAGCAGTCGCTGACGGCCGCACGCCGCGCCGCCGAAGCGGCCAGCGAAGCACCGGCCGCCGCTGCGGTTGCGGTCGCGCCTGCGCCCCGCACCGAAGCGCCACGCGCGCCCAGCGCCCTGATCAGCCCGCCGGCGCCCCCGCCGCCGCCAGACCGTCTGCTGCCGCCGCAGGCCGCGCAAGTCGCGGCGGTGGCGCGAGCGGAAGCCATGAACCCGCGTGCACCGGCTGCCGTGTCCGTCGCACCGGCGCCGCGCACGCAGCTGGCTGCAGTAGAGTCACCACAGCGGCCGATCACCGCCATCGACCAGGTCGAGCGCGCGGCCGCGCGCCGACTCACCCGCATCCCCGACCAGGTCGCCCAGCTCTGCGTGGAAGACCCGCAGATCGCCGAGATGAAGCGCGAGATGGCGCTGCTGCGCGACAGCCTCAAGAAAGAGCTGGAGCGCTTCTCCGACCAGCGCATGCGGCTGTCGCCGGCGCGCGCGGCGGCCTTCGAGGAGCTCGCCGGCTACGGCTGCGATGAGGGCTTCGCTCGCGGCATCGTCGAGCGCATCCCCGCCGACCTCGATCCGCAGCGCGCGCGCGGACTGCTGCTGGGCCAGCTCGCGAAGTCGCTGCGCGTCTGCGAGGACGAGCCCATCGCCCACGGCGGCGTGGTCGCCCTGGTCGGCCCGACCGGCGTCGGCAAGACCACCACCCTGGCCAAGCTGGCGGCGCGCTACGCCGCCCAGCACAGCGCCCGCGACGTCGCCCTGGTCACCACCGACGGTTTCCGCATCGGCGCCCGCGAGCAGCTGTTCACCTACGGACGCCTACTCGGCATGCCGGTGATCGAAGTCGCCAACCCGGGCGAGCTGGGCGAAACCCTGGACCGCCTCGGCGACTACCGGCTGGTGCTGGTCGACACCGCGGGGCTCTCGCACCGCGATCTCGCGCTCGGCGCGCAGCTGTCGGCGCTGGCCAAGCTGCGCCACGTCAATACCCAGCTGGTGCTGCCGGCCAACACACACGCGGACGACCTCGACGAAGTGGTGCGCCGCTTCGGCATCGCCCGGCCGCGCGGCGTCGTGCTGAGCAAGGTCGACGAGACCGGCCGCCTGGGCGCCGCGCTCGGCGTGACCGTGCGCCACGGCCTGCCGATCAGCTACCTCACCGACGGCCAGCGCGTGCCCGAAGACATCCACCGCGCCGAGGCCCACCGCCTCGCCCTGCGCGTGACCGAGCAGCGCCGCGGCAGCAGCCACCTGCACGAGGAGATCGAGCATGTCGCAGGGTGATGCCCGCGCCGATGCCCCCATGGACGATCAGGCGCAGGGCTTGCGCAAGCCACGGGTGAAGCCCGTGCGGGTGATCGCCGTCAGCGGCGGCAAGGGCGGCGTCGGCAAGACCAGCGTGTCGGTCAACCTCGCTGTGGCCCTGGCCGATGCCGGGCGCCACGTCATGCTGCTCGACGCGGATCTCGGCCTGGCCAATGTCGATGTGCTGCTCGGCCTGTCGCCGCGCTTCACCCTGGCCGACGTCATCGAAGGCCGCTGCCAGCTGCAGGACACGATTCTCGAAGGGCCGCACGGGCTCGCCGTGATTCCCG
This region includes:
- the flhB gene encoding flagellar biosynthesis protein FlhB is translated as MAGEDEGEDKTEEPTQKRLDDARKEGQVPRSRELGGAAMLGICVLILFATGGHLTATAGAWLDRALSLPREQVLRGDPVAHVGELLFGLFWPALPLMLAGAIAGALAPLVLGGFNFSTKALAPKFSKLDPIAGVKRIFGTEGLLETGKAILRVSLILLVGVWVLHSQLPELISLINEPLPRAAAHGGRMALVLLGALTIALIFVGIIDAPLQLWNHRRQLKMTRKQLMDEFKESEGSPELKARVRQVQQEIANRRMMEAVPSADAILVNPTHFAVAIVYDGQKMRAPKVVAKGVDLIAVTIRELGEKHKVPIVESPPLARALYRECEIGQEIPVRLYAAVAQVLGFVYQLKHWRRHGGARPTAPRVEVEENPEAVPPSDDKDA
- the flhA gene encoding flagellar biosynthesis protein FlhA, encoding MAEPATASRSSQLMGMLRQGLGAPLIVLVMMAMIVVPLPPLALDVLFSFNIAISLVILLAVLYVQRPLEFSVFPSILLMVTLLRLALNVASTRVVLLHGHEGPDAAGKVIESFAAFVIGGNFAVGFVVFAILTIINFVVVTKGAGRVSEVSARFILDSLPGKQMAIDADLNAGLLSREEAMRRREEVREESDFYGSMDGASKFIRGDAIAGILILFINLIGGFAIGMAQHGLSAGEAAEIYTLLTIGDGLVAQIPGLLVSTAVAILVTRVSRSQDMSGTVMNQLFGQYKALAIAATLLGVVGLVPGMPNFAFLSLAAVLGYAAWVLYRRSLAPAPAAVAEEAPKPAAPTELSWDDLSPVDSLGLEVGYRLIPLVDRAQGGELMARIKGVRRKLTQELGFLIPPVHIRDNLEFSPGAYRILLHGVPIGAGDILPDRELALNPGRLPVNIDGVPTRDPAFGLDALWISPLNRRQAEALGLTVVDPATVMATHVSHLVRQHAPDLLGHEEVQQLLTALGRSHSKLVEDLTPRTLPLSVIVRVLQNLLTEKVPIRQLRRICEALLEHGPNTQDAAQLTAAVRAGLGRFIVQEINGLAPELPVYTLAPPLERVLQESVSGNGAALEPGLAERMHQSLLECVKRQEAVGEPAVLLVPGPVRSLIAKLTRTGIPELHVLAYHEVPDDKKLKLVGNVG
- the flhF gene encoding flagellar biosynthesis protein FlhF, which codes for MKIKRFFAQDMRTALRLVREEQGPNAVILSNRRVEGGVEVVSATDYDESLVQQSLTAARRAAEAASEAPAAAAVAVAPAPRTEAPRAPSALISPPAPPPPPDRLLPPQAAQVAAVARAEAMNPRAPAAVSVAPAPRTQLAAVESPQRPITAIDQVERAAARRLTRIPDQVAQLCVEDPQIAEMKREMALLRDSLKKELERFSDQRMRLSPARAAAFEELAGYGCDEGFARGIVERIPADLDPQRARGLLLGQLAKSLRVCEDEPIAHGGVVALVGPTGVGKTTTLAKLAARYAAQHSARDVALVTTDGFRIGAREQLFTYGRLLGMPVIEVANPGELGETLDRLGDYRLVLVDTAGLSHRDLALGAQLSALAKLRHVNTQLVLPANTHADDLDEVVRRFGIARPRGVVLSKVDETGRLGAALGVTVRHGLPISYLTDGQRVPEDIHRAEAHRLALRVTEQRRGSSHLHEEIEHVAG